The following coding sequences are from one Panicum hallii strain FIL2 chromosome 5, PHallii_v3.1, whole genome shotgun sequence window:
- the LOC112892549 gene encoding uncharacterized protein LOC112892549: protein MVRPLKKAPGGFTRLLNAMEKFTKWIEAKLIMKPSSQEAIKFFLDIVYRFGVPNTIITDNRTNFTGKKFLDFADGYGIKIDWASIGHPHTTGQVERENGMVLHGLKPRIFDQLNKFAGRWVQKLPAVLWSLRTTPNQSTGFTPFFLTYRAEAMLPSDLDHGAPRVKAFDPDRAAEAQRDTVDLLDKARETTLVCSARYQQTLRRYHKKKIRGRTLEVGHLVLRRAQSNKDKHRLTLPWEGPYMIAEVARPGTYRLKDSDDNILANTWNIEHLRRFFP, encoded by the coding sequence ATGGTCAGGCCTCTCAAGAAGGCTCCTGGCGGCTTCACCCGCCTGCTCAACGCGATGGAAAAATTCACCAAATGGATTGAGGCAAAACTGATCATGAAGCCCAGCTCCCAAGAAGCTATCAAGTTTTTTCTTGACATCGTCTACCGGTTTGGTGTGCCTAATACAATCATCACGGACAATAGGACCAACTTCACGGGCAAGAAGTTCTTGGATTTCGCTGACGGGTACGGAATCAAGATCGATTGGGCATCTATCGGACACCCTCACACCACTGGGCAAGTAGAAAGGGAAAATGGCATGGTCCTCCATGGACTCAAGCCTCGCATCTTCGACCAGCTCAACAAGTTTGCTGGCCGGTGGGTCCAGAAGCTCCCAGCCGTCCTCTGGAGCCTGAGGACAACTCCCAATCAATCCACAGGATTCACCCCATTCTTCTTAACTTATCGGGCGGAAGCCATGCTACCCTCTGACTTGGACCATGGCGCCCCAAGAGTCAAGGCCTTTGACCCCGACCGAGCCGCCGAGGCTCAGCGGGACACAGTCGACTTGTTGGACAAGGCCCGGGAGACGACCCTGGTCTGCTCGGCAAGATACCAGCAGACACTTCGCAGGTACCACAAGAAGAAGATTCGGGGAAGAACCCTTGAAGTTGGCCACCTGGTGCTGAGGAGAGCGCAGTCGAACAAGGACAAGCATAGGCTCACTCTGCCCTGGGAAGGACCGTACATGATTGCGGAGGTGGCCCGGCCAGGAACCTACAGACTGAAGGACAGCGACGACAACATCCTCGCTAATACTTGGAACATTGAGCATTTACGTCGTTTCTTCCCCTAA